A single window of Bacteroidota bacterium DNA harbors:
- a CDS encoding acetyltransferase, which produces MSEEKNYYVDKHAVVDDGVEIGEGTKIWHFAHVQSGSKLGKKVICGQNVNIGNNVTIGNYVKIQNNVSVYEGVTLEDYVFCGPSMVFTNILDPRSKYPQVGAAYYIKTLVKEGASLGANSTIVCGHTIGRFAFVGAGSVVTKDVPDFALVVGNPARIIGWMSEAGVRLKFDENGEAFCEKSGKKYKFENDRVKEVE; this is translated from the coding sequence ATGAGTGAAGAAAAAAACTACTATGTAGATAAACACGCCGTGGTTGATGATGGCGTTGAAATTGGCGAAGGCACAAAGATTTGGCATTTCGCTCATGTACAGTCCGGCTCAAAACTTGGCAAAAAAGTTATCTGCGGACAGAATGTGAACATCGGAAACAATGTGACCATCGGTAATTATGTAAAAATCCAGAATAATGTATCTGTCTATGAGGGTGTTACGCTTGAAGACTATGTTTTCTGTGGTCCCTCAATGGTGTTTACAAATATTCTCGATCCACGAAGCAAATACCCGCAGGTTGGAGCAGCATATTACATTAAGACTCTGGTAAAAGAAGGTGCTTCTCTTGGCGCCAATTCCACAATAGTTTGCGGACATACCATCGGCAGATTTGCATTTGTAGGTGCGGGAAGTGTAGTAACAAAAGATGTTCCTGATTTCGCGCTGGTTGTTGGTAATCCGGCAAGAATTATCGGATGGATGAGCGAAGCGGGAGTCCGCCTCAAATTTGATGAAAACGGCGAGGCTTTCTGCGAAAAATCGGGTAAAAAATATAAATTTGAAAACGACAGAGTGAAAGAAGTAGAATAA